The following coding sequences are from one Streptomyces sp. NBC_01485 window:
- a CDS encoding TIGR02679 family protein, which translates to MSTEQREGHGYDELRDEGWRRLLAAARRRLERTGGALDGDIGLTRPSEAERRTVIGITGRYRPETAKRLALPLSDLDGYLYGRYGTGLLQTLGRLHGPLRDRPAERAEEEARRDDALKSAHSSRLAGQGWFAAWLDRIAADGTLTRLVRRGDAPLLDAAVRVLERLTGDGDRSAGSPKRVPGVLPLPVLAEWATGDTKALVPGAPLEQLVLRALAQRTGGGSEVPPDRAGRRALWESAGAIADDLASQVLVLNIGARGDTVVCDWLRDAAGFGIPFRLTLHQLATDPVVPAARTIFVCENPAVLRAAAGELQDTGAALVCTEGVPSAACHKLLGDAVRAGARLHWRADFDWAGLRITANAMVRHGARPWRMTAADYTAALGKGGSTPLAGPPAASPWDSGLALAMEASGSTVMEERLLPALLSDLTRA; encoded by the coding sequence TTGTCGACTGAGCAGCGTGAAGGCCACGGGTACGACGAGTTGCGGGACGAAGGATGGAGGCGGCTGCTCGCCGCCGCCCGCCGCAGGCTGGAGCGCACCGGAGGCGCGCTCGACGGCGACATCGGGCTCACGAGGCCCAGCGAGGCCGAGCGCCGCACCGTCATCGGGATCACCGGCCGCTACCGGCCCGAGACCGCCAAGCGCCTCGCTCTACCCCTGAGTGATCTGGACGGGTATCTCTACGGCCGCTACGGCACCGGTCTCCTCCAGACCCTCGGCCGTCTCCACGGGCCGCTGCGTGACCGGCCCGCCGAACGGGCCGAAGAGGAAGCACGCCGCGACGACGCCCTGAAGTCGGCCCACTCCAGTCGGCTCGCCGGGCAGGGATGGTTCGCCGCCTGGCTGGACCGGATCGCCGCCGACGGCACGCTCACCCGTCTCGTACGCCGGGGAGACGCGCCGCTCCTCGACGCGGCGGTACGTGTCCTGGAAAGACTGACCGGTGACGGGGACCGCTCCGCGGGTTCCCCGAAGCGGGTCCCCGGCGTCCTGCCGCTCCCGGTCCTCGCCGAGTGGGCCACCGGCGACACCAAAGCCCTCGTGCCCGGCGCCCCGCTGGAACAGCTCGTCCTGCGGGCCCTCGCCCAGCGCACCGGCGGCGGCTCGGAGGTACCGCCTGACCGGGCCGGGCGGCGCGCCCTCTGGGAGAGCGCCGGCGCCATCGCGGACGACCTCGCCAGCCAGGTCCTCGTCCTCAACATCGGCGCCAGGGGCGACACCGTCGTCTGCGACTGGCTGCGTGACGCCGCCGGCTTCGGCATACCCTTCCGGCTCACCCTCCACCAGCTCGCCACCGACCCCGTCGTCCCCGCCGCCCGCACCATCTTCGTCTGCGAGAACCCGGCCGTCCTGCGCGCCGCGGCCGGCGAACTGCAGGACACCGGCGCCGCCCTGGTCTGCACCGAGGGCGTCCCGTCCGCCGCCTGCCACAAACTGCTCGGCGACGCCGTACGCGCGGGAGCCCGGCTGCACTGGCGCGCCGACTTCGACTGGGCCGGCCTGCGGATCACCGCGAACGCCATGGTCCGACACGGCGCGCGACCCTGGCGGATGACCGCCGCCGACTACACGGCGGCACTCGGCAAGGGCGGGTCCACACCGCTCGCGGGACCGCCCGCGGCCAGCCCCTGGGACTCCGGACTGGCCCTCGCGATGGAGGCGTCGGGCAGCACGGTCATGGAGGAACGCCTCCTGCCCGCACTCCTGTCCGACCTCACTCGTGCCTGA
- a CDS encoding TIGR02677 family protein has translation MSDEFDVPDSVDEGAFGIDAFSVDDRLRLFHFAAAEKRHEYLWLLRAFDRGRANYQVLLHASDAVGLLERLAADHPGAGAVGGTAGVQPLLDALAEWQVLDRSYDGTRAASLAEYRNRHYVYQFTQAGYRAYRAVEDVLGASLEDAQLSRLVFPDILGDLHALAEANTAGDGEEVYRKLGRLDSVLNEMAQRAARFYLMLGDLARTNDTRPEVFLAHKDTLLAHMREFTAELGRYAPLLAEAVEKAAATGVDRMIEYAAEADERLFRSPAERLADWRHRWDGIVHWFAEREHSETERLQDATVTAIRSVLALLRRVTEARRGGVSRESQLRHLAQWFTSCESDEDAHALFQAVFGLGAPRHIAVPYADPERIPSRTSWWEAEPVELARTLVQSGRTPALHGPGRIERDEDRRALLRAEQLKEQAERRGAANSLASDGVYGRTLDEPETRALLALLDVALAARVPASRLVTAASGAAHGVRLTLTPAEGSTTVDTVRGRLHLDGLRLEVTA, from the coding sequence GTGAGTGACGAGTTCGACGTCCCGGACTCCGTCGACGAGGGCGCGTTCGGTATCGATGCGTTCTCCGTCGACGACCGGCTGCGGCTGTTCCACTTCGCCGCCGCCGAGAAGCGCCACGAATACCTGTGGCTGCTGCGGGCCTTCGACCGCGGACGCGCCAACTACCAGGTACTGCTGCACGCCTCGGACGCGGTGGGGCTGCTGGAGCGGCTCGCCGCCGACCATCCCGGCGCGGGCGCCGTCGGCGGTACGGCCGGCGTTCAGCCGTTGCTCGACGCGCTCGCGGAGTGGCAGGTCCTGGACCGGTCGTACGACGGGACGCGCGCGGCGAGCCTCGCCGAGTACCGCAACCGCCACTACGTGTACCAGTTCACCCAGGCCGGGTACCGGGCCTACCGGGCCGTGGAGGACGTGCTCGGCGCGAGCCTGGAGGATGCCCAGCTCTCCCGCCTCGTCTTCCCCGACATCCTCGGCGACCTGCACGCGCTGGCCGAGGCGAACACGGCGGGTGACGGCGAGGAGGTGTACCGCAAGCTCGGCCGTCTCGACTCGGTGCTGAACGAGATGGCGCAGCGCGCCGCCCGCTTCTACCTCATGCTGGGCGACCTGGCGCGCACCAACGACACCCGGCCCGAGGTGTTCCTCGCCCACAAGGACACGCTCCTCGCGCACATGCGGGAGTTCACCGCGGAGCTGGGGCGTTACGCACCGCTGCTCGCCGAGGCGGTCGAGAAGGCCGCGGCCACCGGTGTGGACCGCATGATCGAGTACGCGGCCGAGGCCGACGAGCGGCTCTTCCGCAGTCCCGCCGAGCGGCTGGCGGACTGGCGGCACCGGTGGGACGGCATCGTCCACTGGTTCGCGGAGCGTGAGCACAGCGAGACCGAGCGGCTGCAGGACGCCACCGTCACCGCGATCCGCTCCGTCCTCGCCCTGCTGCGCCGCGTCACCGAGGCCCGCCGGGGCGGGGTGAGCCGGGAGAGCCAACTGCGCCACCTCGCCCAGTGGTTCACCTCCTGCGAGAGCGACGAGGACGCGCACGCCCTGTTCCAGGCGGTCTTCGGGCTCGGCGCGCCCCGGCACATCGCCGTGCCGTACGCCGACCCGGAGCGGATCCCGTCCCGTACGTCCTGGTGGGAGGCCGAGCCGGTCGAACTCGCCCGCACCCTCGTCCAGTCCGGCCGCACCCCAGCCCTGCACGGCCCCGGCCGCATCGAACGCGACGAGGACCGGCGGGCACTGCTGCGCGCCGAGCAGCTCAAGGAACAGGCCGAGCGCCGCGGTGCCGCGAACTCCCTCGCGTCGGACGGCGTGTACGGCCGGACGCTCGACGAGCCCGAGACACGCGCCCTGCTCGCCCTGCTGGACGTGGCGCTCGCCGCCCGGGTCCCCGCCAGCCGCCTGGTCACCGCCGCCTCCGGCGCCGCCCACGGGGTACGGCTCACCCTCACCCCCGCCGAGGGCTCCACCACCGTCGACACGGTGCGCGGGCGTCTCCATCTCGACGGGCTGCGCCTGGAGGTCACCGCATGA
- a CDS encoding COG4705 family protein, whose product MTTDHLTHDRPSRRARHAASKVPEVTVYFWTIKVLTTGMGETASDWLAHLFGPIPAVGLGGMALVVALAVQFAARRYVAWIYWTAIVMVSVFGTMAADILHVGLGVPYTLSTPFFMVALAAVFALWYRSEGTLSIHSIHTRRREIFYWAAVLATFALGTAAGDLTATIGLGYLGSAVLYAAAIAVPAVAHRWGGLNAVTAFWAAYVITRPLGASVADWMAVGHGRGGLDLGLGPVTLSWTVAIFGFVGYLAASRKDIRHEVTR is encoded by the coding sequence ATGACGACAGATCACCTCACTCACGACCGGCCTTCGCGCCGCGCACGACATGCGGCGAGCAAGGTGCCGGAGGTGACTGTCTACTTCTGGACCATCAAGGTGCTGACGACCGGTATGGGCGAGACGGCCTCCGACTGGCTGGCCCACCTGTTCGGCCCGATCCCCGCGGTCGGCCTCGGCGGTATGGCCCTGGTCGTGGCCTTGGCGGTGCAGTTCGCCGCCCGCCGGTATGTGGCCTGGATCTACTGGACAGCGATCGTCATGGTCAGCGTGTTCGGCACGATGGCCGCCGACATCCTGCACGTCGGCCTCGGCGTGCCGTACACGCTCTCGACCCCCTTCTTCATGGTCGCGCTGGCTGCCGTCTTCGCCCTCTGGTACCGCAGCGAAGGAACCCTGTCCATCCACAGCATCCACACCCGGCGCCGCGAGATCTTCTACTGGGCCGCTGTGCTGGCCACGTTCGCGCTGGGCACCGCCGCGGGCGACCTCACCGCCACGATCGGCCTCGGTTACCTGGGTTCCGCCGTCCTGTACGCCGCCGCGATCGCCGTTCCGGCCGTCGCTCACCGCTGGGGCGGCCTGAACGCGGTGACCGCGTTCTGGGCGGCGTACGTCATCACCCGCCCGCTCGGTGCCTCCGTCGCCGACTGGATGGCCGTCGGCCACGGCCGGGGCGGGCTCGACCTGGGCCTGGGGCCGGTCACGTTGTCCTGGACGGTGGCCATTTTCGGCTTCGTCGGCTATCTGGCCGCCTCTCGCAAGGACATCCGGCACGAAGTCACGCGGTGA
- a CDS encoding TIGR02678 family protein, whose product MSRAAEGVSPLELADYQKAVRLVLRHPLVTSGYPDRAALATVRRWADQLRTDLMEVLGYRLVTTADTARLQRAQDGLDATRPALTRAGRPFDRRRYAYLVLTLAALGRHGAQVALGELADAVAADAVRIDGLGLDTARKPDRDAFVDAVTWLTERGALTLADGSATAWAGDPERAEALYDIDREILLAVHHPTRVLQHLTSVTSLLDSSGALGLSAGRAAQRRDQARRARRLVLENPVAYYADADSELLGQLRAPALAEDLERLTGLSVERRAEGVALVDTSGRLSDVRFPGGGTVAQAALLLAARISAAVQRSGRHALELLPAPTAAERLAARARRIDGALPSRGTVAELTELAEPDEESAYETVVDADHEPGETRYPFVTDSWLRGRLKEIIGEYGAGFAADLRGDPDRLLDQALDLLAAMSLIVRVDGGALALPLLARYRGVTARVKTRTAPQPPAQTALFDDETAKDPTP is encoded by the coding sequence ATGAGCCGTGCCGCCGAAGGCGTCTCTCCGCTCGAACTCGCCGACTACCAGAAGGCGGTACGGCTCGTACTGCGGCACCCCCTGGTCACGTCCGGGTACCCGGACAGGGCGGCGCTGGCGACCGTGCGCCGCTGGGCCGATCAGCTGCGCACCGACCTGATGGAGGTGCTCGGCTACCGGCTTGTCACCACCGCCGACACCGCCCGCCTCCAGCGCGCCCAGGACGGCCTGGACGCCACCCGCCCGGCCCTCACCCGCGCGGGACGCCCCTTCGACCGCCGCCGCTACGCCTACCTCGTCCTCACCCTCGCGGCTCTCGGCCGCCACGGCGCGCAGGTGGCGCTGGGCGAACTGGCCGACGCGGTCGCCGCCGACGCCGTACGCATCGACGGACTCGGGCTCGACACCGCGCGCAAGCCCGACCGGGACGCCTTCGTCGACGCCGTCACCTGGCTCACCGAACGCGGCGCGCTCACTCTCGCCGACGGTTCCGCCACCGCCTGGGCAGGCGATCCCGAGCGTGCCGAGGCCCTGTACGACATCGACCGAGAGATCCTCCTCGCCGTCCACCACCCGACCCGCGTGCTCCAGCATCTGACCTCGGTCACCTCGCTCCTCGACTCCTCCGGCGCGCTGGGGCTGTCCGCCGGCCGCGCCGCCCAGCGCCGCGACCAGGCACGCCGGGCCCGCCGCCTCGTGCTGGAGAACCCGGTCGCGTACTACGCCGACGCCGACAGCGAACTCCTGGGCCAGCTGCGGGCCCCCGCCCTCGCCGAGGATCTGGAGCGGCTGACCGGGCTGTCGGTGGAGCGGCGGGCGGAGGGCGTGGCGCTCGTCGACACCTCCGGCAGGCTGTCCGACGTCCGTTTCCCCGGCGGCGGTACGGTCGCGCAGGCCGCGCTGTTGCTCGCCGCCCGGATCAGCGCCGCCGTGCAGCGTTCCGGACGGCACGCCCTCGAACTGCTGCCCGCACCCACGGCCGCCGAACGCCTCGCGGCCCGCGCCCGGCGGATCGACGGCGCGCTGCCGTCGCGTGGGACGGTCGCCGAACTCACCGAACTCGCGGAGCCCGATGAGGAGTCGGCGTACGAGACGGTCGTCGACGCGGATCACGAGCCGGGCGAGACCCGGTACCCCTTCGTCACGGACTCCTGGCTCCGGGGCAGGCTCAAGGAGATCATCGGCGAGTACGGCGCGGGATTCGCCGCCGATCTGCGCGGCGACCCGGACCGGCTGCTCGACCAGGCTCTCGACCTGCTGGCCGCCATGTCGCTGATCGTTCGGGTCGACGGCGGGGCCCTCGCGCTGCCTCTGCTTGCCCGTTACCGAGGGGTCACCGCCCGGGTGAAGACCCGTACGGCCCCCCAACCACCCGCCCAGACCGCCCTGTTCGACGACGAAACCGCCAAGGACCCGACTCCGTGA
- a CDS encoding Uma2 family endonuclease, producing the protein MSVDAIVHTEFPRGYTVLFGADGKVIMTPQSEEHSSTIRSMQIDSAAALGRHAKVTSDVYIDFPADENSAPDLAILREDARRESKRYSFEDVLLISEVVSTSSARKDYDDCTAKYGRYGIPVYLVVDPYAREVVLHTDPTASGYSTAHTRAYGTGKLPIALADGRTFTLDLDELPVPEPDTDTR; encoded by the coding sequence ATGAGCGTCGACGCGATCGTGCACACCGAGTTCCCCAGGGGTTACACGGTCCTGTTCGGGGCCGACGGAAAGGTGATCATGACTCCGCAGAGTGAGGAGCATTCAAGCACCATCAGGTCGATGCAGATCGACTCGGCGGCCGCCCTCGGCCGTCATGCGAAGGTCACCTCCGACGTCTACATCGACTTCCCGGCCGACGAGAACTCAGCCCCCGACCTGGCCATCCTGCGCGAGGACGCGCGCCGGGAGAGCAAGCGCTACAGCTTCGAAGACGTCCTGCTGATCTCGGAGGTCGTCTCCACCTCCTCGGCGCGCAAGGACTACGACGACTGCACGGCGAAGTACGGCCGCTACGGCATCCCCGTCTACCTGGTCGTGGACCCTTACGCCCGGGAAGTCGTCCTGCACACCGACCCCACCGCGAGCGGCTACAGCACCGCGCACACGCGCGCGTACGGAACGGGCAAGCTTCCCATCGCGCTGGCCGACGGCCGCACCTTCACCCTCGACCTCGACGAACTTCCGGTGCCCGAACCGGACACCGACACACGCTGA
- a CDS encoding TIGR02680 family protein translates to MSTPAPTPAARYVPTRAGIINLWDYRDEEFSFAGGWLVLRGPNGSGKTKALEVLFPFVLDGRIDPKRLNPFAAEDRTMKSNLLFRGQDSALGYVWIEFTHRETGEAVTCGIGLHAQRHRDTPARWHFVAEGRVGEDFSLLTHDDRPMTRKQLAAELGRELIASTADYRAAVDQRLFGLGRERYEQLLTLILTLRRPQLAKNLDPAKLSDTLTAGLRPLDDDLIAEAARSFDDMESVQRTLEGLAAADDATRAFLASYSTYLRVHARAAADRLTARRAETAERAAALRTAAADLAAAREQQAAAETRAESADASLAAQRARLDQLRSSAAYQAVEQLADLERLVRTCEQTARQATAERERRTAATGRARAEAEHAARIAAELDAAVSRDAATVADHAHTAGLPWTPADAEPARLADRSAALAAARHEGVRAVRAAQQAARGAEQTRDLARGSLDRAQEAVAAAETAEAVAEAALESAREEARTVLGRWTETHGTLLAEEGARRLAEALELTGEADAVTLADAFTDATAPAVQELRDTLAALRAQRTDVERRRAETEAERDRIAAEHDDAPPPARGRTSNRASGDGVPLWQLVDFGSDLTDHQRADLEAALEASGLLDALVTAEDTPVAAGHSEGYLRAGAPVGGPSLADLLKPEAPEDPDGDAAIPAARITAVLRSVAVTGDLDTGTPQIGPDGRYAAGVLVGAHTKEHAEYVGATARARRRAARIAACEALLAELTAELDELGRRQARTDAALDAYAAARAALPRTTGITQALRELDRAAARLRATRDAADAAQGSYDESVAACSVAERALRRTAAEHGIETERVDAVETATRAFEAAVRELAARRREHARQTEAAQAGADRLTAAAEDEEAAADTERAARRRHTEEAAGLEALQDAVGAEAQEVMRQVQEAEDGIDALAREAEAARTAQHAAIAGTASAEARRTAAAEAGAVAAAEEKDTARGLRPYAARELLDILRCPPGLAWPAQEADWAGEALPPAVVAVHEAILAATRDLTPTETSLKQSVTRLTKALDDLQAQLAAAGQDYRPEWDGSDGIIVVRVADEEGPLPVAAFAQKISSHRRDQAELLSESERRILEDALLTRLAQQIHDRTVDARDLIRRMNSDMRQRTMSSGTTVGVSWLLADHLDDEQRAVCALLDADAARLGPDGLTRVRTHFAAQIKTARARHRDQPYRELLAEVLDYRRWRQFAFQLVRPDKSEERLTRARHSRLSGGEQSVSLHLPLFAAAHAMLNSAHPHAPRLLALDEAFAGVDDTGRGELMSLAAQFDLDLFMTGYDLWAAHASVSAAAHYDLAHTAVDHTVSALLLVWDGDRLLADDTGDLTAALGSPGTRRVPTPEEAAVVD, encoded by the coding sequence GTGAGCACTCCCGCTCCCACACCGGCAGCCCGCTACGTCCCCACCCGTGCCGGGATCATCAACCTGTGGGACTACAGGGACGAGGAGTTCTCCTTCGCGGGCGGCTGGCTGGTGCTGCGCGGTCCCAACGGGTCCGGCAAGACCAAGGCGCTGGAGGTGCTGTTCCCGTTCGTCCTCGACGGGCGCATCGACCCCAAGCGGCTCAACCCGTTCGCCGCCGAGGACCGCACGATGAAGTCCAACCTGCTCTTCCGCGGGCAGGACAGCGCGCTCGGCTACGTCTGGATCGAGTTCACCCACCGCGAGACCGGGGAAGCCGTCACCTGCGGCATCGGGCTGCACGCCCAGCGACACCGCGACACACCCGCCCGGTGGCACTTCGTCGCCGAAGGCCGCGTGGGCGAGGACTTCTCCCTCCTCACCCACGACGACCGGCCGATGACGAGGAAACAGCTCGCCGCCGAACTCGGACGCGAGCTGATCGCCTCCACGGCCGACTACCGCGCCGCCGTCGACCAGCGCCTGTTCGGCCTCGGCCGGGAGCGGTACGAGCAACTGCTCACCCTGATCCTCACGTTGCGCCGCCCGCAGCTCGCCAAGAACCTCGACCCGGCCAAGCTCTCCGACACCCTCACCGCGGGCCTGCGCCCGCTCGACGACGACCTGATCGCCGAGGCGGCCCGCTCCTTCGACGACATGGAGTCCGTGCAGCGCACCCTGGAGGGCCTGGCCGCCGCCGACGACGCCACCCGCGCCTTCCTCGCGAGCTACTCCACCTATCTGCGGGTCCACGCCCGCGCCGCCGCGGACCGGCTCACCGCCCGCCGCGCCGAGACCGCCGAACGCGCCGCCGCCCTGCGCACCGCCGCAGCGGACCTGGCGGCGGCCCGCGAGCAGCAGGCCGCCGCCGAGACGCGCGCCGAGTCGGCCGACGCCTCGCTCGCCGCCCAGCGTGCTCGTCTCGACCAGCTGCGCTCCTCCGCCGCCTACCAGGCCGTCGAGCAACTGGCCGACCTGGAGCGGCTGGTGCGTACCTGCGAGCAGACCGCCCGGCAGGCGACCGCCGAGCGTGAGCGCCGTACGGCAGCCACCGGCCGTGCCCGCGCCGAGGCCGAACACGCCGCCCGGATCGCCGCCGAACTCGACGCCGCCGTCTCCCGCGATGCCGCCACGGTCGCCGACCACGCCCACACCGCCGGACTCCCCTGGACCCCGGCCGACGCCGAGCCCGCCCGGCTCGCCGACCGCTCCGCCGCGCTCGCCGCCGCCCGACACGAGGGCGTCCGGGCCGTGCGCGCCGCCCAGCAGGCGGCACGCGGCGCCGAGCAGACCCGTGACCTCGCCCGGGGCTCGCTCGACCGTGCACAGGAGGCCGTCGCCGCGGCCGAGACCGCCGAAGCCGTTGCCGAGGCGGCCCTCGAATCCGCCCGCGAAGAGGCCCGCACAGTGCTCGGCCGGTGGACGGAAACACACGGCACGCTCCTGGCCGAGGAGGGTGCCCGCCGGCTCGCCGAAGCCCTCGAACTCACCGGCGAGGCCGACGCGGTCACGCTCGCCGACGCCTTCACCGATGCCACCGCTCCCGCCGTACAGGAACTGCGCGACACCCTCGCCGCCCTGCGCGCCCAGCGCACGGATGTCGAGCGCCGCCGCGCCGAGACGGAGGCCGAACGCGACCGGATCGCCGCCGAGCACGACGACGCCCCGCCCCCGGCCCGAGGCCGAACCTCCAACAGGGCGTCCGGTGATGGTGTGCCGCTGTGGCAACTCGTCGATTTCGGCAGCGATCTGACGGATCATCAGCGAGCGGACCTGGAAGCGGCCCTGGAGGCGTCCGGTCTTCTCGACGCCCTCGTCACCGCCGAGGACACCCCCGTGGCGGCCGGCCACAGCGAGGGCTACCTCCGGGCCGGTGCCCCGGTGGGCGGACCGAGCCTCGCGGACCTCCTGAAGCCCGAGGCGCCCGAGGACCCCGACGGCGACGCCGCGATCCCGGCCGCCCGCATCACCGCCGTACTGCGCTCCGTCGCCGTCACCGGCGACCTCGACACCGGGACCCCGCAGATCGGCCCAGACGGCCGGTACGCGGCCGGTGTCCTGGTCGGTGCCCACACCAAGGAGCACGCCGAGTACGTCGGCGCCACCGCCCGTGCCCGTCGGCGCGCCGCCCGGATCGCCGCCTGCGAGGCGCTGCTGGCCGAACTGACCGCCGAACTCGACGAGTTGGGGCGCAGGCAGGCCCGTACGGACGCCGCCCTCGACGCGTACGCCGCCGCCCGCGCCGCGCTGCCCCGCACCACCGGCATCACGCAGGCCCTGCGCGAACTCGACCGGGCCGCGGCGCGGCTGCGCGCCACCCGCGACGCCGCCGACGCCGCCCAGGGCTCGTACGACGAGTCGGTGGCCGCCTGTTCGGTCGCCGAGCGCGCCCTGCGCCGTACCGCGGCCGAGCACGGCATCGAGACCGAGCGCGTCGACGCCGTGGAGACCGCCACCCGCGCCTTCGAGGCGGCGGTCCGCGAACTCGCCGCCCGCCGTCGCGAGCACGCCCGCCAGACCGAGGCCGCCCAGGCGGGCGCCGACCGGCTCACCGCCGCCGCCGAGGACGAGGAGGCGGCGGCGGACACCGAGCGTGCGGCGCGCCGCCGGCACACCGAGGAGGCCGCGGGGCTGGAGGCCCTCCAGGATGCCGTCGGGGCCGAGGCGCAGGAGGTGATGCGGCAGGTGCAGGAGGCCGAGGACGGGATCGACGCCCTGGCCCGGGAGGCCGAGGCGGCCCGCACGGCCCAGCACGCCGCGATCGCGGGCACCGCCTCGGCCGAGGCCCGCCGTACGGCCGCCGCCGAGGCCGGGGCGGTCGCGGCGGCGGAGGAGAAGGACACCGCTCGCGGCCTGCGCCCGTACGCCGCCCGCGAACTCCTCGACATCCTGCGCTGCCCGCCCGGCCTCGCCTGGCCCGCCCAGGAGGCCGACTGGGCCGGCGAGGCACTCCCGCCGGCCGTGGTCGCCGTACACGAGGCGATCCTGGCCGCGACCCGCGACCTCACCCCCACCGAGACCAGCCTCAAGCAGTCCGTCACCCGTCTCACCAAGGCCCTGGACGACCTGCAGGCGCAACTCGCCGCCGCCGGACAGGACTACCGGCCCGAATGGGACGGCTCCGACGGGATCATCGTCGTACGCGTGGCCGACGAGGAGGGTCCGCTGCCCGTCGCCGCCTTCGCCCAGAAGATCTCCTCCCACCGCCGTGACCAGGCCGAACTGCTCTCCGAGTCCGAGCGGCGCATCCTGGAGGACGCCCTGCTCACTCGGCTCGCCCAGCAGATCCACGACCGCACCGTCGACGCCCGCGACCTGATCAGGCGGATGAACTCCGACATGCGTCAGCGCACCATGTCCTCGGGGACGACGGTCGGGGTGAGCTGGCTGCTCGCCGACCACCTCGACGACGAACAGCGTGCCGTCTGCGCCCTCCTCGACGCCGACGCCGCCCGTCTCGGCCCCGACGGCCTCACCCGGGTGCGCACCCACTTTGCCGCGCAGATCAAGACCGCCCGCGCCCGCCACCGTGACCAGCCCTACCGCGAACTGCTCGCCGAGGTCCTCGACTACCGGCGCTGGCGGCAGTTCGCGTTCCAGCTCGTACGCCCCGACAAGAGCGAGGAGAGGCTCACCCGCGCCCGGCACAGCCGGCTGTCGGGCGGTGAGCAGTCCGTGTCACTGCACCTGCCGCTGTTCGCCGCCGCGCACGCCATGCTCAACTCCGCCCACCCGCACGCCCCCCGCCTGCTCGCCCTCGACGAGGCCTTCGCGGGCGTGGACGACACCGGGCGCGGCGAACTCATGTCGCTGGCCGCGCAGTTCGACCTCGACCTGTTCATGACCGGCTACGACCTGTGGGCCGCCCACGCCTCCGTGTCCGCCGCCGCCCACTACGACCTCGCGCACACCGCCGTCGACCACACCGTCTCCGCCCTGCTGCTCGTCTGGGACGGCGACCGGCTCCTCGCCGACGACACCGGGGACCTCACCGCCGCCCTCGGCTCGCCCGGCACCCGGCGCGTCCCGACGCCCGAGGAGGCCGCGGTTGTCGACTGA